The Bacillales bacterium genome includes a window with the following:
- a CDS encoding DUF2705 family protein, producing MRRNAKVGLFVLVTIVLQALLMRRFGSFGPHLSFLDGVPIAASFPIVSQLLMYWFLPVAGMSLYFSGFLSDRLQSYGKVLIVRKFSKSKWAVQRYLKFIVILAVFVVMQGFLTFQEPGTPLSAQSAGQLGMYFFTLLTVFGAQILLELYVSSRIAPFLTNFYIILSVLIAQRLIFADAPNTICYLFLPNYAMGFRTGISRFPVWRTEVIDPAVGFTILIVLQAGILMAMVYRIKRMDIY from the coding sequence ATGAGACGGAACGCGAAAGTCGGGTTGTTTGTTTTGGTGACGATCGTTCTGCAAGCCCTGTTGATGCGTCGTTTCGGCAGTTTCGGCCCGCATTTGTCTTTTTTGGACGGCGTTCCGATCGCCGCTTCTTTTCCGATCGTGTCGCAGCTGTTGATGTATTGGTTTTTGCCGGTTGCAGGCATGAGCTTGTATTTCTCCGGCTTTTTAAGTGACAGGCTCCAAAGCTACGGAAAAGTCCTGATCGTGCGAAAGTTCAGCAAATCGAAATGGGCGGTTCAAAGGTATTTGAAGTTCATCGTCATTTTGGCTGTTTTTGTGGTGATGCAAGGGTTTCTCACCTTTCAAGAGCCGGGAACGCCGCTTTCAGCCCAATCGGCAGGTCAACTCGGGATGTATTTTTTTACACTGCTGACCGTGTTCGGTGCTCAAATCTTGTTGGAATTGTATGTTTCATCGAGGATTGCCCCGTTCCTCACGAATTTTTATATCATTTTGTCTGTTCTAATTGCCCAACGGCTCATCTTTGCCGATGCGCCGAACACCATTTGTTATTTGTTCTTGCCGAATTACGCAATGGGTTTCCGCACGGGAATCAGTCGATTTCCTGTATGGCGTACAGAAGTCATCGATCCGGCCGTCGGTTTCACGATCTTGATTGTCTTGCAAGCTGGCATCTTGATGGCGATGGTTTACAGAATTAAAAGAATGGATATTTACTGA
- a CDS encoding ATP-binding cassette domain-containing protein, whose amino-acid sequence MIEMRDVSKQLKRKPILRNISETFESGTIYGIFGRNGSGKTMLLRALAGLMVPTEGEIFINGKQLHKDVSFPPNAGVIIEHMELLPQYDAFTNLRILSKINKTASTEDIIQAIERVGLDPYSKLKVKKFSLGMKQRLNIAQAIFEKPDLLLLDEPTNAIDENGISLVHQVFMEEKERGATLLIASHHQEDIAPLCDVRLRMAEGQLFHE is encoded by the coding sequence ATGATCGAAATGAGAGACGTCAGCAAGCAATTGAAACGGAAGCCCATATTACGCAACATTTCCGAAACCTTCGAAAGCGGGACGATCTACGGGATTTTCGGGCGAAACGGTTCCGGAAAAACGATGCTGCTTCGTGCGCTGGCGGGACTTATGGTTCCTACGGAAGGAGAAATCTTCATTAACGGGAAACAACTGCATAAAGACGTGTCGTTTCCGCCGAATGCAGGGGTGATCATCGAACATATGGAGCTGCTTCCGCAATATGATGCGTTTACGAATTTGCGCATCTTATCGAAGATCAATAAAACTGCTTCCACTGAGGATATCATTCAAGCCATTGAAAGAGTCGGACTGGATCCTTACTCCAAATTAAAAGTGAAGAAATTTTCGTTAGGGATGAAGCAAAGATTGAACATCGCACAGGCGATCTTCGAAAAACCCGATCTTTTGTTGCTTGACGAACCGACGAATGCGATCGACGAAAACGGCATCTCGCTCGTTCATCAAGTCTTTATGGAAGAAAAGGAGCGCGGCGCAACCCTTTTGATCGCCAGCCATCATCAAGAAGATATCGCACCGCTTTGTGATGTAAGATTGCGAATGGCGGAAGGGCAGTTGTTCCATGAATAA